One Eurosta solidaginis isolate ZX-2024a chromosome 5, ASM4086904v1, whole genome shotgun sequence DNA segment encodes these proteins:
- the LOC137252248 gene encoding T-cell immunomodulatory protein: MQYNLEKTIKATILLILFTLGKCSDITQQVFGDVKEGIVAAFGDFNSDELTDVFIIRDGMSTLEILYGAYTEPLLRHGPYCSYEGHEITSVVPGDFDGDALMDVLVTLRPKRNADEYLYNVYINWGGQDGINCSGVDNPILRTKGEPLALDFNRDMIIDLFGLDENGERSFWIFQPMRKTPEKRKQAAPGSPGSATDLIRIPNANAYLDFNDDFTADLIVQTDKSYEVWYGRTEEKEDFSYNHSIDLSIIGNPDFTIGQAVFADFELEGVENIILPVCFRKDCSNSTVLVYDGKDFRDVHVNFKDQQGVLWGFVHPIESDVYLKTITARSGDFNMDGYPDLILTLQTVSGPKRMQTFLLENVPCKMCNKPLKRTFEVKWNGLSPMGNETVAGAFYDFYQDGVLDVILIEKTKQGKYRPLAFRNTLDYDANFVKVIVLTGLINSKNPTQTTPLGRKRRTYGTNLPGPRITYATTTQEGDQQQGSSVQLPQSAYFALQLPYTIFGLGRTPNFVDSLTVGLGSKSRTWTQVIPNSQIIVVPKPVSEPQHWKAQLFVTPSKLILMSVVALGGTCLVIVLIILVLYIKEKREDKQEKLQEAHRFHFDAM, translated from the exons ATGCAGTATAACTTAGAAAAGACTATTAAAGCAACAATTCTTCTGATACTATTTACATTGGGCAAATGCAGTGACATTACGCAGCAGGTGTTTGGTGATGTAAAGGAAGGGATTGTGGCTGCGTTCGGAGACTTCAATTCGGATGAGTTGACAGATGTGTTTATTATAAGAGATGGGATGAGCACTTTGGAGATATTATATG GTGCTTATACTGAACCACTTTTAAGGCATGGCCCATATTGCTCTTATGAGGGTCATGAAATCACTAGCGTTGTACCAGGTGATTTCGACGGTGATGCTTTAATGGATGTACTAGTAACTTTACGGCCTAAGAGAAACGCCGATGAATATCTCTACAATGTTTATATAAACTGGGGTGGTCAAGATGGTATAAATTGTTCAGGCGTTGACAATCCTATTTTACGTACTAAAGGGGAACCCCTAGCACTAGATTTTAATCGCGATATGATAATTGATCTGTTTGGTCTGGATGAAAATGGAGAGCGTTCGTTTTGGATATTCCAACCAATGCGAAAAACGCCAGAAAAACGCAAGCAAGCAGCGCCAGGTAGCCCTGGCAGTGCAACTGACTTAATTCGTATACCCAATGCAAATGCGTATTTAGATTTCAATGACGATTTTACTGCCGATCTTATTGTACAGACGGATAAAAGCTACGAGGTTTGGTATGGCCGTACAGAAGAAAAGGAGGACTTTAGCTATAATCACAGTATTGATTTATCTATTATTGGAAATCCAGATTTTACAATTGGTCAAGCTGTATTTGCCGATTTTGAATTAGAGGGTGTAGAAAATATTATATTACCAGTTTGCTTCCGTAAAGATTGCTCCAATTCAACAGTGCTGGTTTATGATGGTAAAGATTTCCGTGATGTGCATGTCAATTTCAAAGATCAGCAAGGTGTTTTATGGGGTTTTGTACATCCCATCGAATCCGATGTTTATCTGAAAACAATAACTGCACGCAGTGGTGATTTTAATATGGATGGGTACCCAGACTTAATTTTAACACTACAAACTGTTAGCGGTCCTAAGCGTATGCAAACATTCCTTCTAGAAAATGTGCCATGTAAAATGTGTAATAAGCCATTAAAACGTACATTTGAAGTAAAATGGAATGGACTTAGTCCAATGGGGAATGAAACTGTTGCTGGAGCCTTCTATGACTTTTATCAAGATG GTGTTTTGGATGTCATACTTATTGAGAAGACAAAACAAGGAAAGTATCGGCCACTAGCATTCCGCAATACACTTGACTATGATGCAAATTTCGTTAAAGTGATCGTACTTACTGGTCTTATTAATAGTAAAAATCCTACGCAAACAACACCGCTAGGTAGAAAAAGGCGTACTTATGGCACCAATTTGCCTGGCCCACGTATTACATATGCTACGACTACTCAGGAAGGTGACCAACAGCAAGGATCTAGTGTGCAGCTCCCCCAATCAGCCTATTTTGCATTACAATTACCATACACTATTTTTGGATTGGGCCGTACACCCAATTTTGTGGATTCACTTACAGTTGGTTTGGGTAGTAAATCGCGTACTTGGACACAAGTGATTCCTAATTCACAGATAATAGTTGTACCAAAACCAGTAAGTGAACCACAACATTGGAAAGCACAGCTTTTTGTAACCCCGAGTAAATTGATTTTAATGAGCGTGGTAGCATTGGGTGGCACATGCCTTGTCATAGTGCTTATTATACTCGTTTTATATATCAAGGAAAAGCGCGAAGATAAGCAAGAAAAATTGCAGGAAGCTCATCGTTTTCATTTTGATGCTATGTAA